One Nostocoides sp. HKS02 genomic window carries:
- a CDS encoding MBL fold metallo-hydrolase, whose amino-acid sequence MARTAAVPVVPQVWRIPLLGDFVNGYILRDDDGQVTLVDMGIKSSGAKVMAALASIGSGPSDVTRLLLTHAHPDHAGGAAHVARETGQRFGIHEDDAASAAAGTAPPRDPTTFLGRLTNRLPGGGFPPVPVGETFTDGQLLPFAGGIEVVHTPGHSPGHVAYLLRESGVLITGDSIFNVRGLRWPIKSFCTDFRLTTKTAHRLAELDYTTAGFTHGPHLSDNPREHIRRFLATHPVEG is encoded by the coding sequence TTGGCCAGAACAGCCGCAGTTCCCGTCGTGCCCCAGGTCTGGCGCATCCCACTGCTCGGTGACTTCGTCAACGGGTACATCCTGCGCGACGACGACGGGCAGGTGACCCTCGTCGACATGGGCATCAAGTCCTCCGGCGCCAAGGTCATGGCCGCCCTCGCCTCGATCGGGTCGGGCCCGAGCGACGTGACCCGGCTGCTGCTCACCCACGCGCACCCCGACCACGCCGGCGGCGCCGCGCACGTGGCCCGCGAGACGGGGCAGCGGTTCGGCATCCACGAGGACGATGCGGCGTCGGCTGCGGCCGGCACGGCACCACCGCGCGACCCGACGACGTTCCTGGGGCGCCTGACGAACCGTCTCCCGGGCGGTGGCTTCCCGCCCGTCCCGGTCGGCGAGACCTTCACCGACGGCCAGCTGCTGCCGTTCGCTGGCGGCATCGAGGTCGTCCACACGCCCGGGCACTCGCCCGGCCACGTGGCATACCTGCTGCGGGAGTCCGGCGTGCTCATCACCGGCGACTCGATCTTCAACGTGCGGGGCCTGCGCTGGCCGATCAAGTCGTTCTGCACCGACTTCCGGCTCACGACGAAGACGGCCCACCGCCTCGCCGAGCTGGACTACACGACGGCGGGCTTCACCCACGGGCCGCACCTGTCGGACAACCCGCGCGAGCACATCCGGAGGTTCCTGGCGACCCACCCGGTCGAGGGCTAG
- a CDS encoding DUF3618 domain-containing protein: MSDTKSVDEIEAEIAAARTRLAGTVDELHARTAPKEIARRQVEGAKHAFTAATHTDGGELRTERIAALVAAAVALIGVGVLRRRRG; this comes from the coding sequence ATGAGTGACACGAAGTCGGTCGACGAGATCGAGGCCGAGATCGCCGCGGCCCGCACCCGGCTCGCCGGCACCGTCGACGAGCTCCACGCGCGCACCGCGCCCAAGGAGATCGCCCGGCGCCAGGTCGAGGGCGCCAAGCACGCGTTCACCGCGGCGACCCACACCGACGGCGGCGAGCTGCGGACCGAGCGCATCGCTGCCCTCGTCGCCGCGGCGGTGGCGCTGATCGGTGTCGGCGTCCTGCGCCGCCGCCGTGGCTAG
- a CDS encoding Ada metal-binding domain-containing protein, with protein MYTLVGADGAPYASAEPGRFGGHRRTEVYGRLDCPSALRALARGGYAAHRVFFADAQTAVAAGYRPCGTCLREEYLAWKGRQSA; from the coding sequence GTGTACACGCTGGTCGGAGCCGATGGCGCACCCTACGCGAGTGCCGAGCCCGGGCGCTTCGGAGGTCACCGGCGCACGGAGGTCTACGGCCGGCTCGACTGCCCGTCAGCGCTGCGTGCCCTGGCCCGCGGTGGCTATGCGGCCCACCGGGTGTTCTTCGCCGACGCGCAGACCGCGGTCGCGGCGGGGTACCGGCCGTGCGGCACCTGCCTGCGCGAGGAGTACCTCGCCTGGAAGGGGCGCCAGAGCGCCTAG
- a CDS encoding deoxyribonuclease IV: MPATLSLGAHVDSADPVTAARERDATLSQFFLGNPQGYKGPEFEYSGGAEALKADAEAAGIDLYVHAPYLINVATTNNRIRIPSRKLLQQFIDAGAAIGAKGLIVHGGHVDSADDVDTGFDNWRKAVEATDLKIPLLLENTAGGDNAMARTLERIARVWDAIGAASGSDNVGFCLDTCHAHAGGIALATAVERLRAITGRIDLVHCNDSRDEFDSGADRHTNLGEGLIDPDELAGAVRAAGAPVVIETRGGLDGQRADLGWLRARV, translated from the coding sequence ATGCCAGCCACGCTGTCCCTCGGTGCCCACGTCGACTCGGCCGACCCCGTGACCGCCGCCCGGGAGCGTGACGCCACGCTGAGCCAGTTCTTCCTCGGCAACCCCCAGGGCTACAAGGGCCCGGAGTTCGAGTACTCCGGTGGCGCCGAGGCGCTGAAGGCTGACGCCGAGGCCGCCGGCATCGACCTCTACGTCCACGCGCCGTACCTCATCAACGTCGCCACGACCAACAACCGCATCCGCATCCCCAGCCGCAAGCTGCTCCAGCAGTTCATCGACGCCGGGGCCGCGATCGGGGCCAAGGGCCTCATCGTCCACGGCGGACACGTCGACTCCGCCGACGACGTCGACACGGGGTTCGACAACTGGCGCAAGGCCGTCGAGGCCACCGACCTGAAGATCCCCCTTCTGCTGGAGAACACCGCCGGCGGCGACAACGCGATGGCCCGCACGCTCGAGCGCATCGCCCGGGTCTGGGACGCCATCGGCGCCGCCTCGGGGTCGGACAACGTCGGGTTCTGCCTCGACACCTGCCATGCCCACGCAGGCGGGATCGCGCTGGCGACGGCCGTCGAGCGCCTTCGCGCCATCACCGGTCGCATCGACCTCGTCCACTGCAACGACAGCCGCGACGAGTTCGACTCCGGCGCCGACCGCCACACGAACCTCGGTGAGGGGCTGATCGATCCCGACGAGCTCGCTGGCGCCGTCCGTGCGGCCGGGGCCCCCGTGGTCATCGAGACCCGCGGCGGGCTCGACGGCCAGCGTGCCGACCTCGGCTGGCTCCGCGCGAGGGTCTAG
- a CDS encoding energy-coupling factor ABC transporter permease: protein MLPTYPSGTSSTRPATIRHQERTVHVPDGFLDAQTSAAAAVVAVAGVSLALRGARRELDDRTAPLAGLVAAFIFATQMLNFPVGAGTSGHLLGGALAAVLVGPCTATLCLTVVLLVQGLLFADGGLTALGTNITLMGLVGVWVGWAVFLAARSLLPRRLSSVVPAAATGAFVSVPVAALGFVGLYALGGQAHIPLDRLATAMLGWHALIGVGEAIITGLAVSAIIAVRPDLVHGARPVLETRPLALRDGVSA from the coding sequence GTGCTGCCAACCTATCCCAGCGGCACGTCGAGCACCCGACCAGCAACCATCAGGCACCAGGAGCGCACCGTGCACGTCCCCGACGGATTCCTCGACGCCCAGACCTCGGCAGCCGCGGCCGTCGTCGCCGTGGCCGGGGTGAGCCTGGCCCTGCGGGGCGCGCGCCGCGAGCTCGACGACCGCACCGCTCCCCTCGCCGGCCTGGTCGCAGCCTTCATCTTCGCCACCCAGATGCTCAACTTCCCGGTCGGCGCGGGCACCTCTGGCCACCTCCTCGGGGGCGCCCTGGCGGCAGTCCTCGTGGGACCCTGCACCGCAACCCTCTGCCTCACCGTGGTGCTCCTCGTCCAGGGCCTGCTGTTCGCCGACGGCGGGCTCACCGCTCTCGGCACCAACATCACGCTCATGGGGCTGGTCGGCGTCTGGGTGGGCTGGGCCGTGTTCCTGGCCGCCCGGTCACTGCTGCCGCGCCGCCTGTCGTCGGTGGTCCCTGCTGCGGCGACTGGCGCCTTCGTGTCCGTGCCCGTCGCGGCGCTGGGATTCGTCGGTCTCTACGCCCTCGGCGGCCAGGCCCACATCCCGCTCGACCGCCTCGCCACGGCGATGCTCGGCTGGCATGCCCTGATCGGGGTCGGCGAGGCGATCATCACCGGGCTGGCGGTGTCCGCGATCATCGCCGTGCGTCCCGACCTCGTGCACGGCGCCCGGCCCGTCCTCGAGACCCGCCCACTGGCCCTCCGCGACGGGGTCTCGGCATGA
- a CDS encoding co-chaperone GroES: MLHDRVLVSLEGEGGERRSGGGIVIPATASVGKRLAWATVVAIGANVRQVKIDDRVLFDPEDRGEVELQSKSYVLLRERDIHAVAAARVQDGQTGLYL; encoded by the coding sequence ATGCTGCACGATCGCGTCCTGGTCTCGCTCGAGGGCGAGGGCGGCGAGCGCCGCTCCGGCGGAGGCATCGTCATCCCGGCGACCGCGAGCGTGGGCAAGCGGCTGGCATGGGCGACGGTGGTGGCCATCGGCGCCAACGTCCGCCAGGTCAAGATCGACGACCGGGTTCTGTTCGACCCGGAGGACCGGGGCGAGGTCGAGCTGCAGTCGAAGTCCTACGTGCTGCTGCGCGAGCGCGACATCCACGCCGTCGCGGCCGCGCGGGTCCAGGACGGCCAGACGGGGTTGTACCTCTGA
- the cbiQ gene encoding cobalt ECF transporter T component CbiQ: MRQLSTRRLVAVGLLVALFLGGVVSFYASRHPDGLSYVAHQVGFGATARPHLSDGSPFAGYSTKGISNHRLSGGIAGVLGVVVVGSLGGGLAWALRRRGSASTSTRGGVSVGAGHGHHLHYHGHSPIHRLPAQTKLVALVAFVVVVVATPRERFWAFATYAALLVAVVALTRVPPTYLVKRMVVEVPFVVFALLMPFIATGPRLMVGPLAVSQAGVWAAWGLLAKGTLGVVASLVLGMTTEPRDLLRGLERLHLPHQLVQIMGFMVRYLEVVTGELQRMRIARESRGFRARSLGSWPALASTIGALFIRSFERGERIHLAMLSRGYTGRLPDPGTAAGAPAGATATQWSQAGILPAVALVTLLVAVTR; encoded by the coding sequence ATGAGGCAGCTGAGCACCCGCAGGCTCGTCGCGGTCGGGCTCCTCGTCGCCCTCTTCCTCGGCGGCGTCGTGTCCTTCTACGCCTCGCGCCACCCTGACGGGCTCAGCTACGTCGCTCACCAGGTGGGGTTCGGCGCCACCGCCCGCCCCCACCTCAGCGACGGCTCCCCGTTCGCCGGGTACTCGACCAAGGGCATCTCCAACCACCGGCTCTCCGGCGGCATCGCCGGCGTCCTCGGGGTCGTCGTCGTCGGCAGCCTCGGCGGCGGTCTGGCGTGGGCGCTTCGCCGGCGCGGGTCGGCCAGCACCTCCACCCGAGGGGGAGTGAGCGTGGGCGCGGGGCACGGTCATCACCTGCACTACCACGGTCATTCGCCGATCCATCGACTCCCGGCCCAGACCAAGCTCGTCGCCCTGGTCGCGTTCGTCGTGGTCGTCGTGGCGACCCCCCGCGAGCGGTTCTGGGCCTTCGCGACGTATGCCGCCCTCCTCGTCGCCGTCGTCGCCCTCACCCGGGTGCCACCCACCTACCTCGTGAAGCGAATGGTCGTCGAGGTGCCCTTCGTCGTCTTCGCCCTGCTCATGCCGTTCATCGCGACCGGTCCCCGGCTGATGGTCGGCCCGCTCGCGGTGTCGCAGGCGGGGGTCTGGGCGGCGTGGGGCCTGCTCGCCAAGGGCACCCTCGGGGTCGTCGCGTCGCTGGTGCTCGGCATGACCACCGAGCCCAGGGACCTGCTCCGGGGGCTGGAGCGACTCCACCTGCCGCACCAGCTGGTGCAGATCATGGGGTTCATGGTGCGCTACCTCGAGGTCGTCACGGGCGAGCTGCAGCGAATGCGCATCGCCCGCGAGTCGCGCGGCTTCCGCGCGCGCTCGCTCGGGTCATGGCCAGCTCTGGCCTCGACCATCGGCGCGCTCTTCATCCGGTCCTTCGAGCGGGGTGAGCGCATCCACCTGGCAATGCTGTCCCGCGGCTACACCGGCCGCCTGCCCGACCCGGGGACCGCGGCGGGGGCACCAGCCGGGGCGACGGCCACCCAGTGGTCGCAGGCCGGCATACTCCCCGCGGTCGCCTTGGTGACGTTGCTCGTGGCGGTGACGCGATGA
- a CDS encoding CoA transferase — protein MNPLLREVLPALGLTEAYAAEHLDLRPGSWLPSALAVNTLACGSVAAAGLAGAAVRGGERVQVDPGQVAVSFRNDQLQTIDGAHPPAFAPLSGFFEASDGWVRTHANYPHHRDRLLRALDLPSTGVGREELARAISERTAQEVEDVVTADHGLAVMVRSVHDWMAGEQAAAVAQHEVLSVTSLGEANPVAVPKNPRVLDFTRVLAGPVATRTLALLGCDVLRVDSPRLPELEPLHLDTGAGKRSTLVDLHNPHARDQVHALLDGADVLVTGYRPGALAAYGLDPDRLAQSHPHLVCASLTAWTPGGPWGVRRGFDSLVQAATGIAELESPDDRTPGALPAQALDHATGYLLAAGVLSALRRRATHGGTWRVEAHLARTAHWLLQTDALDGPARPVADPTPWVVRSRTELGVVVQSRPAFRIDDGPTEFAWTGRRWGADEARWAAPVRT, from the coding sequence GTGAACCCCCTGCTCCGCGAGGTCCTCCCGGCCCTGGGCCTGACTGAGGCGTATGCCGCGGAACACCTGGACCTGCGGCCCGGCAGCTGGCTGCCCTCCGCCCTTGCGGTGAACACCCTCGCCTGCGGGTCGGTCGCGGCGGCTGGTCTGGCCGGTGCCGCGGTGCGAGGAGGGGAGCGCGTACAGGTCGACCCGGGCCAGGTGGCGGTGTCGTTCCGAAACGACCAGCTCCAGACCATCGACGGCGCCCACCCGCCGGCGTTTGCGCCGCTGTCCGGGTTCTTCGAGGCCTCGGACGGGTGGGTGCGCACCCATGCCAACTACCCCCACCACCGCGACCGGCTGCTGCGTGCCCTGGACCTGCCGAGCACCGGGGTCGGGCGCGAGGAGCTGGCCCGTGCCATCTCCGAACGCACCGCGCAGGAGGTGGAGGACGTCGTCACCGCTGACCACGGCCTGGCGGTCATGGTCCGGTCGGTGCACGACTGGATGGCCGGGGAGCAGGCGGCCGCCGTGGCGCAGCACGAAGTGCTGTCCGTGACGTCGCTCGGTGAGGCGAATCCCGTTGCGGTGCCGAAGAACCCGCGGGTCCTCGACTTCACGCGCGTGCTCGCCGGTCCCGTGGCGACGCGCACCCTGGCTCTCCTCGGGTGTGACGTCCTGCGGGTCGACAGCCCTCGCCTGCCCGAGCTCGAGCCCCTCCACCTCGACACCGGTGCCGGCAAGCGATCGACGCTCGTCGACCTGCACAACCCCCATGCCCGCGACCAGGTGCATGCGCTGCTCGACGGCGCCGACGTGCTGGTGACCGGCTACCGGCCAGGCGCCCTCGCGGCATACGGGCTCGACCCGGACCGGTTGGCGCAGTCCCATCCGCACCTGGTCTGCGCGTCGCTCACCGCGTGGACGCCGGGCGGCCCGTGGGGTGTCCGGCGGGGGTTCGACAGCCTCGTGCAGGCCGCGACCGGCATCGCCGAGCTGGAGTCGCCTGACGACCGCACTCCCGGAGCCCTCCCCGCCCAGGCTCTGGACCACGCGACCGGTTACCTGCTCGCCGCTGGCGTGCTCTCGGCACTGCGACGCAGGGCGACCCACGGGGGCACGTGGCGGGTGGAGGCGCACCTGGCGCGCACGGCGCACTGGCTGCTGCAGACCGACGCGCTCGACGGGCCAGCGCGCCCGGTCGCGGACCCGACGCCGTGGGTGGTGCGGTCGCGCACCGAGCTGGGCGTGGTCGTCCAGTCCCGACCGGCGTTCCGGATCGACGACGGCCCGACGGAGTTCGCCTGGACCGGTCGCCGGTGGGGTGCCGACGAGGCGCGGTGGGCCGCGCCGGTCCGCACCTAG
- a CDS encoding DUF1684 domain-containing protein, with protein sequence MSHDPLSQTFPAALEVVSWRREVHAVYAAVRGESDPATAHRRWVEARSRLFLDHPASPRNGDQQLRHAAYDPAYRFVVAIEPAEPERWEFTSSSDGVVPFERVGRVTLGDLGQLDVWWLDSYGGGLFLPVRDGSAGSLTYGAGRYVLDTVKGTDLGRVGDDWVVDLNFAYNPSCVYDPRWNCPLAPAGNRFAAQAPVGELLPEGY encoded by the coding sequence ATGAGCCATGACCCGTTGTCCCAGACCTTTCCGGCGGCGCTCGAGGTCGTGTCGTGGCGACGCGAGGTCCATGCGGTGTATGCCGCGGTGCGCGGCGAGTCGGACCCGGCCACGGCCCACCGGCGCTGGGTCGAGGCGCGGTCCAGGCTGTTCCTCGACCACCCCGCATCGCCGCGCAACGGCGACCAGCAGCTGAGGCACGCCGCGTACGACCCGGCATACCGGTTCGTCGTCGCGATCGAGCCAGCCGAGCCGGAGCGCTGGGAGTTCACCTCGTCCTCGGACGGGGTGGTGCCCTTCGAGCGGGTCGGCCGGGTGACGTTGGGTGACCTCGGCCAGCTGGACGTGTGGTGGCTCGACTCCTACGGCGGCGGCCTGTTCCTCCCGGTGCGCGACGGGTCCGCCGGGTCGCTGACCTACGGCGCGGGCCGCTACGTGCTCGACACCGTGAAGGGCACGGACCTCGGCCGCGTGGGTGACGACTGGGTCGTCGACCTGAACTTCGCCTACAACCCGTCCTGTGTCTACGACCCGCGGTGGAACTGTCCGCTCGCGCCGGCGGGCAACAGGTTCGCCGCGCAGGCACCGGTGGGTGAGCTCCTGCCCGAGGGCTACTAG
- a CDS encoding energy-coupling factor ABC transporter ATP-binding protein — MTTPVLDVRGLAYAYPDGHQALFGVNLHVHQGERVALLGPNGAGKTTLVLHLNGILVAGAGSVTVSGLPVGKDTLREVRRRVGVVFQDPDDQLFMPSVRDDVAFGPANLGLRGAELDARVVSALERVGMLEFIERPPHHLSFGQRRRVAVATVLAMEPEILVLDEPSSNLDPASRRELADILRSLDVTVLMVTHDLPYAYELCPRSVVLSDGVVVADGPTRDVLTDDALMSAHRLELPFGFDPRTTPAPGQYR; from the coding sequence ATGACCACGCCGGTACTCGACGTCCGAGGCCTCGCCTACGCCTACCCCGACGGCCACCAGGCCTTGTTCGGGGTGAATCTCCATGTGCACCAAGGCGAACGCGTCGCATTGCTCGGGCCCAACGGCGCCGGCAAGACCACGCTCGTCCTGCACCTCAACGGCATCCTCGTCGCGGGAGCAGGCTCGGTGACGGTGTCTGGCCTACCCGTCGGCAAGGACACCCTGCGCGAGGTCCGCCGCCGCGTGGGGGTCGTGTTCCAGGACCCGGACGACCAGCTCTTCATGCCTTCGGTGCGCGACGACGTGGCCTTCGGCCCGGCCAACCTCGGGCTGCGCGGCGCCGAGCTCGACGCCCGGGTGGTCTCGGCCCTCGAGCGCGTCGGGATGCTCGAGTTCATCGAGCGTCCGCCACACCACCTCTCGTTCGGCCAGCGCCGCCGGGTGGCCGTGGCCACCGTGCTCGCGATGGAGCCCGAGATCCTCGTCCTCGACGAACCGTCGTCCAACCTCGACCCCGCCTCGCGGCGAGAGCTGGCCGACATCCTGCGCTCGCTCGACGTCACCGTCCTCATGGTCACCCACGACCTGCCCTACGCCTACGAGCTCTGTCCTCGATCGGTCGTGCTGTCTGACGGAGTGGTGGTGGCCGATGGACCAACCCGGGACGTGCTCACCGACGACGCCCTGATGTCTGCGCACCGTCTCGAGCTGCCGTTCGGCTTCGACCCCCGCACGACTCCCGCCCCCGGTCAGTACCGCTAG
- a CDS encoding rhodanese-like domain-containing protein → MSTVVSTVRSPATTTREPSVHWETRQFSGGRGWEAPVYDGVDDQLADARSRLARVSARAAYQEVLYGRAVLVDIRPGAQRLAQGEVAAHLRPLVVERNVLEWRFDPRHEARLPEAGFERRVIVLCQEGFTSSLAADALLRLGVRRATDVVGGFRAWCEAGLPTAH, encoded by the coding sequence GTGAGCACCGTGGTGAGCACCGTGCGGAGCCCCGCGACGACGACCCGCGAGCCGTCCGTCCACTGGGAGACCCGCCAGTTCAGCGGCGGCCGCGGATGGGAGGCGCCGGTGTACGACGGCGTGGACGACCAGCTGGCCGACGCCCGCAGCCGGCTGGCCCGCGTCAGTGCCCGGGCGGCATACCAGGAGGTGCTCTACGGGCGCGCCGTGCTCGTCGACATCCGGCCGGGCGCCCAGCGGCTCGCCCAGGGCGAGGTCGCCGCGCACCTGCGCCCCCTTGTCGTCGAGCGCAACGTGCTCGAGTGGCGGTTCGACCCGCGCCACGAGGCGCGACTGCCCGAGGCCGGCTTCGAACGCCGGGTGATCGTGCTGTGCCAGGAAGGGTTCACGTCGTCACTGGCTGCGGATGCGTTGCTGCGGTTGGGTGTCCGGCGCGCCACCGACGTCGTCGGCGGCTTCCGGGCGTGGTGCGAGGCCGGCCTGCCGACCGCGCACTGA
- a CDS encoding cysteine dioxygenase family protein yields MTTITTAGTPGVNRFSRSQLLRTARLFATDPDLRELVDLAATERTWHRLDATDHLEIWVVGWPVGSSTGWHDHLQSEGAILTVAGELAEQTWSAGEAHDRYLWEGEGRSFGPRHVHNVTNLGDRPALSVHVYSPALRGMTRYALLDGRLRQTGIERAGAQW; encoded by the coding sequence ATGACCACGATCACCACCGCCGGCACTCCCGGCGTCAACCGCTTCAGCCGCAGCCAGCTGCTGCGCACCGCACGACTCTTCGCCACTGACCCCGACCTGCGCGAGCTCGTCGACCTCGCCGCCACGGAGCGCACCTGGCACCGCCTCGACGCCACCGACCACCTCGAGATCTGGGTGGTCGGCTGGCCGGTCGGGTCCAGCACCGGCTGGCACGACCACCTCCAGTCCGAGGGCGCGATCCTCACCGTCGCGGGCGAGCTCGCCGAGCAGACCTGGTCGGCAGGTGAGGCGCACGACCGGTACCTCTGGGAGGGCGAGGGTCGCTCGTTCGGCCCGCGTCACGTGCACAACGTCACCAACCTCGGCGACCGTCCAGCGCTGTCCGTGCACGTGTACTCCCCCGCATTGCGTGGCATGACCCGCTACGCGCTGCTCGACGGTCGGCTCCGGCAGACCGGCATCGAGCGGGCGGGAGCCCAGTGGTGA
- the bcp gene encoding thioredoxin-dependent thiol peroxidase has product MSDRLSPGDTAPDFTLPDDQGGEVSLSGLRGRKVIVYFYPAAMTPGCTTQACDFSDNINTLHREGYEVLGISPDSPAKLAKFRKKDGLTITLLSDEDRAVMNAYGAFGEKKLYGKTVEGVIRSTVVVDEDGTVSHALYNVKATGHVAKLRRDLGLD; this is encoded by the coding sequence GTGAGTGACCGACTGAGCCCCGGGGACACCGCCCCCGACTTCACCCTGCCCGACGACCAGGGCGGCGAGGTCTCGCTGTCGGGTCTGCGCGGGCGCAAGGTCATCGTGTACTTCTACCCGGCGGCGATGACCCCGGGCTGCACGACCCAGGCGTGCGACTTCAGCGACAACATCAACACTCTGCACCGCGAGGGCTACGAGGTGCTCGGCATCTCTCCCGACAGCCCTGCCAAGCTGGCGAAGTTCCGCAAGAAGGACGGCCTCACCATCACGCTGCTCTCCGACGAGGACCGGGCCGTGATGAACGCCTACGGTGCCTTCGGTGAGAAGAAGCTCTATGGCAAGACGGTCGAGGGCGTGATCCGCAGCACCGTCGTCGTCGACGAGGACGGCACCGTCTCCCATGCCCTCTACAACGTCAAGGCCACCGGCCACGTCGCCAAGCTGCGTCGTGACCTGGGCCTCGACTAA
- the rdgB gene encoding RdgB/HAM1 family non-canonical purine NTP pyrophosphatase, whose protein sequence is MTRVVLATRNDHKVTELRAILAEVCEELGLEIVGAAEFPGAPDVVEDEVTFEGNARLKAQALAAHTGLPALADDSGLAVDVLGGAPGIFSARWAGRHGDDRANLELLLAQVADVRDEHRAAAFVCAAVLALPDGTVRATEGRMPGVLAREARGANGFGYDPVLVVEGDTRHAAELSPEEKNAISHRGKAFRAMVPHLRELLG, encoded by the coding sequence GTGACCCGCGTCGTCCTCGCCACCCGCAACGACCACAAGGTCACCGAGCTGCGCGCCATCCTCGCCGAGGTGTGCGAGGAGCTCGGGCTCGAGATCGTCGGGGCAGCGGAGTTCCCCGGTGCCCCCGACGTCGTCGAGGACGAGGTCACGTTCGAGGGCAACGCTCGGCTCAAGGCGCAGGCGCTCGCCGCCCACACGGGGCTGCCGGCGCTGGCCGACGACTCGGGCCTGGCGGTCGATGTCCTGGGCGGCGCGCCGGGCATCTTCTCCGCCCGGTGGGCGGGGCGTCACGGCGACGACCGGGCCAATCTCGAGCTGTTGCTGGCGCAGGTCGCCGACGTGCGTGACGAGCACCGGGCGGCAGCCTTCGTGTGCGCCGCCGTGCTGGCGCTCCCCGACGGCACCGTGCGCGCCACCGAGGGTCGCATGCCCGGGGTGCTGGCTCGAGAGGCCAGGGGTGCCAACGGCTTCGGGTACGACCCGGTGCTCGTGGTCGAGGGCGACACGCGGCACGCCGCCGAGCTCTCGCCCGAGGAGAAGAACGCGATCTCCCACCGCGGCAAGGCGTTCCGGGCGATGGTGCCGCACCTGCGCGAGCTCCTCGGCTGA
- the rph gene encoding ribonuclease PH translates to MTKTQIRHDGRTPDQTREVRITRNWLDHAEGSVLVEFGRTRVLCAASFTEGVPRWLKGRGTGWVTSEYEMLPRSTNTRSDRESRKGKVGGRTHEISRLIGRSLRAIIDTKALGENTIVLDCDVLQADGGTRTASITGAYVALVDAIEDARAKGLIAKNAKPLTGSIAAVSVGIVDGAPVIDLDYPEDSSAGTDMNVVMTGDGRFVEIQGTAEGQPFDRAMLDALLDKATVGCAELTAKQQEALSTTPRERVL, encoded by the coding sequence GTGACTAAGACGCAGATTCGCCACGACGGACGCACCCCCGACCAGACCCGCGAGGTGCGCATCACCCGCAACTGGCTCGACCACGCCGAGGGCAGCGTGCTGGTGGAGTTCGGGCGCACCCGCGTGCTGTGCGCCGCGTCCTTCACCGAGGGTGTCCCGCGGTGGCTCAAGGGCCGGGGCACGGGGTGGGTCACCTCCGAGTACGAGATGCTGCCCCGCTCGACGAACACCCGCTCCGACCGCGAGTCGCGCAAGGGCAAGGTGGGTGGCCGCACCCACGAGATCAGCCGGCTCATCGGCCGCAGCCTGCGCGCCATCATCGACACCAAGGCTCTCGGTGAGAACACCATCGTCCTGGACTGCGACGTGCTCCAGGCCGACGGCGGCACGCGCACGGCGTCGATCACCGGCGCCTACGTCGCGCTCGTCGACGCCATCGAGGACGCCCGCGCCAAGGGGCTGATCGCCAAGAACGCCAAGCCGCTCACCGGGTCGATCGCCGCCGTGTCGGTCGGCATCGTCGACGGCGCACCCGTCATCGACCTCGACTACCCCGAGGACTCGAGCGCCGGCACGGACATGAACGTCGTCATGACCGGCGACGGACGCTTCGTCGAGATCCAGGGCACCGCCGAGGGCCAGCCGTTCGACCGCGCGATGCTCGACGCGCTGCTCGACAAGGCCACGGTCGGCTGCGCCGAGCTGACCGCCAAGCAGCAGGAGGCACTGTCCACGACCCCGCGCGAGCGCGTTCTGTGA